Proteins encoded within one genomic window of Saccharopolyspora pogona:
- a CDS encoding MurR/RpiR family transcriptional regulator: MAFDQANIARSLSRVDRPSWDAAVAALGSAPRVHVLGCGSASPPAFLLGYLLGMVRDDVATLAQNPGMLTDELRRVGDGDCFVALFIHRYSADTVRAFGWAKRRGATTIALTDNPASPLVGDADHALYLDTTGVSVLRSLTAFTSVVQALATAVAAAQGKQTRFALLVVEELLDEFGVYAGSRITPP, translated from the coding sequence ATGGCGTTCGACCAGGCCAACATCGCACGCAGCCTGTCCCGCGTGGACCGGCCGAGCTGGGACGCAGCAGTGGCCGCGCTCGGCTCCGCGCCCCGCGTGCACGTGCTGGGCTGCGGAAGTGCTTCTCCCCCCGCGTTCCTGCTGGGTTACCTGCTGGGCATGGTGCGCGACGACGTCGCGACGCTGGCGCAGAACCCCGGCATGCTCACCGACGAACTGCGCCGCGTCGGCGACGGGGACTGCTTCGTCGCGCTCTTTATCCACCGCTACAGCGCGGACACGGTGCGGGCCTTCGGCTGGGCGAAGCGCCGGGGCGCGACGACCATCGCGCTCACCGACAACCCGGCCTCGCCCCTGGTCGGCGACGCCGACCACGCCCTCTACCTGGACACGACCGGGGTGTCGGTGCTGCGGTCGCTGACCGCGTTCACCTCGGTCGTCCAGGCGTTGGCCACGGCCGTCGCCGCCGCCCAGGGCAAGCAGACCCGCTTCGCGCTGCTGGTGGTGGAGGAACTGCTCGACGAGTTCGGCGTCTACGCCGGCTCGCGCATCACGCCGCCGTAG
- a CDS encoding 3-hydroxyacyl-CoA dehydrogenase NAD-binding domain-containing protein codes for MSEQNTIRWESDADGIVVLTLDDPQQQANTMNERYQRSMAETVQRLEDERDNITGVVLTSAKRTFFAGGDLRELVQARPGDAERVAETTTGVKRQLRRLETLGVPVVAALGGTALGGGLEIALACHHRIALKNPEARFGFPEVTLGLLPGAGGVVRTVRLLGIADALLNVLLQGQRLRPEKAAEIGIVDQLVDTPEQLLTDAKEWIKANPEAAQPWDRPGHKIPGGTPSNPKFAANLPAFPANLRKQLKGAPLPAPRNILAAAVEGAQVDFDTALTIEGRYFVELVCGQTAKNMSKAFFFDLQHINSGGSRPAGEPEWRAEKVAVLGGGMMGAGIAYACAKAGMKVVLKDISLAAAGKGKDYSAKLLEKAVAKGRSTQAKADELLARITPTDQLEPLAGCDLVIEAVFEDPKIKHQVYAEVQDVVEGDALIASNTSTLPITGLAEGVRRREDFIGLHFFSPVDKMPLVEIICGEHTSERALARAFDVVQQINKTPIVVNDSRGFFTSRVIGTFVNEGVSMLAEGVHPASIEQASAQAGFPAPVLQLFDELTLTLARKIRDETKRAVEAAGGTWTPHPAEQVLDRMVDEFDRKGRSSGAGFYDYVDGKRVGLWPGLVEHFGGAERDPAEVSLTDLTERMLFVESLETVKCLDEGVLRSVPDANIGSILGIGFPTWTGGVVQYMNGYPDGLAGFVARARELAERYGQRFEPPASLVHRAEAGEPFDLGEPDAAIVAATAA; via the coding sequence ATGAGCGAGCAGAACACCATCCGCTGGGAGTCCGACGCCGACGGCATCGTCGTGCTGACCCTGGACGACCCCCAGCAGCAGGCCAACACCATGAACGAGCGCTACCAGCGCAGCATGGCGGAAACCGTGCAGCGCCTGGAGGACGAGCGCGACAACATCACCGGCGTCGTCCTCACCTCCGCGAAGCGCACCTTCTTCGCCGGCGGTGACCTCCGCGAGCTGGTCCAGGCGCGGCCCGGCGACGCCGAACGGGTCGCCGAGACCACCACCGGCGTCAAGCGGCAGCTGCGCCGCCTCGAAACCCTCGGCGTGCCGGTGGTCGCCGCGCTGGGCGGCACCGCCCTCGGCGGCGGCCTGGAGATCGCGCTGGCGTGCCACCACCGCATCGCGCTGAAGAACCCCGAGGCCCGCTTTGGGTTCCCCGAGGTCACTCTCGGCCTGCTGCCCGGCGCCGGCGGCGTGGTCCGCACGGTCCGCCTGCTCGGCATCGCCGACGCGCTGCTCAACGTGCTGCTGCAGGGCCAGCGGCTGCGGCCCGAGAAGGCCGCGGAGATCGGCATCGTCGACCAGCTCGTCGACACGCCGGAACAGCTGCTGACCGACGCCAAGGAATGGATCAAGGCCAACCCCGAGGCCGCACAGCCGTGGGACCGGCCCGGGCACAAGATTCCCGGCGGCACACCGTCGAACCCGAAGTTCGCCGCGAACCTCCCGGCGTTCCCCGCCAACCTCCGCAAGCAGCTCAAGGGCGCGCCGCTGCCGGCCCCGCGCAACATCCTGGCCGCCGCGGTGGAAGGCGCGCAGGTCGACTTCGACACCGCGCTCACCATCGAGGGCCGCTACTTCGTGGAACTGGTTTGCGGCCAGACCGCCAAGAACATGAGCAAGGCGTTCTTCTTTGACCTCCAGCACATCAACTCCGGCGGCAGCCGCCCAGCCGGTGAACCCGAGTGGCGGGCGGAGAAGGTCGCGGTGCTCGGCGGCGGCATGATGGGCGCCGGTATCGCCTACGCGTGCGCCAAGGCCGGTATGAAGGTCGTACTCAAGGACATCTCGCTGGCCGCGGCCGGGAAGGGCAAGGACTACTCGGCGAAGCTGCTGGAGAAGGCCGTCGCCAAGGGCCGCTCGACGCAGGCCAAGGCCGACGAGCTGCTGGCCCGGATCACGCCCACCGACCAGCTCGAACCGCTGGCCGGCTGCGACCTGGTCATCGAAGCCGTCTTCGAGGACCCGAAGATCAAACATCAGGTGTACGCGGAGGTGCAGGACGTCGTCGAAGGCGACGCGCTGATCGCCTCCAACACCTCCACGCTGCCGATCACGGGCCTCGCCGAGGGCGTACGCCGCCGCGAGGACTTCATCGGCCTGCACTTCTTCTCCCCGGTCGACAAGATGCCGCTGGTGGAGATCATCTGCGGCGAGCACACCAGCGAGCGGGCCTTGGCGCGCGCGTTCGACGTCGTGCAGCAGATCAACAAGACGCCGATCGTGGTCAACGACAGCCGCGGCTTCTTCACCAGCCGCGTCATCGGCACCTTCGTCAACGAGGGCGTGTCGATGCTCGCCGAAGGCGTGCACCCGGCGTCCATCGAGCAGGCCTCGGCGCAGGCCGGGTTCCCGGCGCCCGTCCTGCAGCTTTTCGACGAGCTGACCCTGACGCTGGCGCGCAAGATCCGCGACGAGACCAAGCGCGCCGTCGAGGCGGCCGGCGGAACCTGGACCCCGCACCCGGCAGAGCAGGTGCTCGACCGCATGGTCGACGAGTTCGACCGCAAGGGCCGTTCCAGCGGCGCCGGTTTCTACGACTACGTCGACGGCAAGCGGGTCGGGTTGTGGCCGGGGCTGGTCGAGCACTTCGGCGGGGCCGAGCGGGATCCGGCCGAGGTGAGCCTGACCGACCTCACGGAGCGGATGCTGTTCGTGGAGTCGCTGGAAACCGTCAAGTGCCTCGACGAGGGCGTGCTGCGGTCGGTCCCGGACGCCAACATCGGATCGATCCTCGGCATCGGGTTCCCCACCTGGACCGGCGGTGTCGTGCAGTACATGAACGGCTACCCGGACGGGCTGGCCGGATTCGTCGCGCGCGCCCGGGAACTGGCGGAACGCTACGGGCAGCGGTTCGAGCCGCCGGCCTCGCTGGTCCACCGGGCCGAGGCGGGGGAGCCGTTCGACCTCGGCGAACCCGACGCGGCCATCGTCGCCGCTACGGCGGCGTGA
- a CDS encoding TetR/AcrR family transcriptional regulator produces METQQAPTTGRKRMPRAERERQILAVAEQVFATDGYQGTSMDDIAARVGLSKPMLYEYFGSKEGLLLACLQRSKRELLEATTVAAAGADTPEQLLRDCLLAFFKFSDEHAQAWALLRNESAVPSASVSTELEAIRMQQMEFTSGLLGAARPDLDPVRLEAFTEAIIGACERLALWRDRRPDITAEQATSHLMELFAPSLAPNL; encoded by the coding sequence GTGGAGACGCAGCAGGCACCGACCACCGGACGCAAGCGGATGCCCCGAGCCGAGCGGGAACGGCAGATCCTCGCCGTCGCCGAACAGGTGTTCGCAACCGACGGCTACCAGGGCACGTCGATGGACGACATCGCGGCGCGGGTTGGCCTGTCCAAGCCGATGCTCTACGAGTACTTCGGTTCGAAGGAAGGGCTGCTGCTCGCCTGCCTGCAGCGATCCAAGCGCGAACTGCTGGAAGCCACCACGGTCGCGGCTGCCGGCGCCGACACCCCCGAGCAGTTGCTGCGCGACTGCTTGCTGGCGTTCTTCAAGTTCAGCGACGAACACGCCCAGGCCTGGGCCCTGCTGCGCAACGAGTCCGCGGTCCCGAGCGCATCGGTGAGCACCGAACTGGAAGCGATCCGGATGCAACAGATGGAATTCACCTCCGGACTGCTCGGGGCCGCGCGCCCAGATCTCGATCCGGTGCGGCTGGAAGCGTTCACGGAGGCGATCATCGGCGCCTGCGAGCGGCTCGCCCTGTGGCGGGACCGCCGCCCGGATATCACCGCGGAGCAAGCCACGAGCCATCTGATGGAACTGTTCGCCCCCAGCCTCGCCCCGAACCTTTGA